GTCCCATTGCGGCGACTAAAACGAAGTCGGGATTCTGCGGATGTATCGCAATGCCGCCGATAAACTGCGTTTCTTTCAAACCGGTATGCGACCAGGTTTTGCCGGCATCAAGCGATTTGTAAATACCGTCGCCCGGCGTAATATTACCGCGAATGCACGTTTCGCCCATCCCGGCATAGATCACATTAGGATCCGATTCTGCTACGCTTAACGCACCGACCGCGCCGGTTTTAAAAAATCCGTCCGATACATTGAGCCACGTAATACCGCCGTCTGTCGTTTTCCATACACCGCCGCCCGTTGCGCCAAAATAAAAGGTCAACGGATCGCGCGCGTCACCGGCAACCGCGACGGAACGGCCTCCGCGAAACGGACCGATTTGGCGCCATTCCATAGATTTGTACAACCCGGGTTCCATGCCGCTTGGCACGTCCGTTTTTTTCTGTGTGAAAAGAAACCCCGGCATCAGGATCATTAGCATACCGACAAAACACACATGTTTCCGATTCATAGATTCCTCACTATGCGTTGGGTTATTACTTACTCATATCGAATGATTGATTTGACGTTTCCGCGTTTAACCAAGCAGTCATCAGGTTTCTTGTCTTTACAAAATAAAAAAGCAAGAAAACCTACAGCATGATCGCAGCTATTTCCTTAAATACTTTTGCCGCTACCATATCTGTCATGCCATGGGAATCCATTTCCGGGTTGTATTCGACAATGTCGGCGCCGATGATATCGGCATTAAGTGATTGGATGATACTTAACACTTCCCGCGTGGAAAGCCCTCCGGGTTCGCGATGAGATATACCCGGAGCAAAAGCAGGATCAAGGCAATCCATATCAAAACTAATATAAAGAGGAGAATCCCATCGTACATCAAAAATATCACGCCAGCGTTGCATCGTAAGAACCTCCACACCAAAACGCTGTGCTTGCGCACGTTGATGTCCATTGATGGTGCGAATTCCAACCTGCACCAGACGCTTCGCCAAACCCGACTCCATGATTCGTGCAAAGGGACTGGCGTGCGAATGCGGGTTGCCCTCGAAGTCCTCATACAAATCAGGATGTGCATCAAAGTGAAGAATGCTGAGATTACGATGCGTTTTCGCTGCCGCTTTGACCAGCGGAAAAGTCACGGAATGATCGCCGCCAAAGGCAATGACCTTCAAACCGGATTCATAAAGTTGACCGGCTGCACGTTCCGTCTCCGCAAGCAATTGCGACGGCTCCGGCGTTATATCTCCCATATCCGTAAAAATGCCTTCGGCACCAAGATTCATTTCATTTTCACTCCAAAGATTGGAGGAATCGCAAAAGAATGCGTTGCGGATCCGCTGCGGAGCGCCCGCTGCGCCACGTTGGTAGGATGAGTTTTGATCAAATGCCACGCCTAATAAACCGATGCGTCCGGCTGACGGAAATACGGGAAAAGCGTTCATATTGGCCTCGTGACTTCACAGGAATGTTTTATAAATTTTTTTAGTGTACGGAGCACCCATACGCACGCGTAAAGTTAAACGCGTACAATGATGTGTGTTTTATTTTTCATAGTTGGTTTTTTTCCCTTCAAAGCGTATCATACACCCATGTGCCGATTAGTTTTATACAAAGGCCCGGCAATATCGCTAGGTCACCTGCTTCACACACCGAAGCATTCAATCATCAAACAAAGTTATGAAGCGCGGGAGATGCTGCGCGGAACAACCAACGAAGACGGATTCGGACTGGCGTGGTATGCGCCGCATTGGTCCGACGAACCCGCCGTTTATCGCAGTATCCAACCGATCAGCAATGATGTCAACATGCATACGATGGCCGGCAAAATAAGTTCGGACATCATTTTGGCGCATGTACGCGGCGCTTCCGAAGGTATGCCCGTCGCGATCACCAATACGCATCCTTTTGGTTGGCAACGTTATGCTTTTATGCACAACGGCGCCGTGGATGAATTTCGCTCACGGTTTTTTCCGGAATTATTCAACGATATTCATCCTTCGCTTTGGCCGCACATCAAAGGCAATACCGATTCCGAACATGTTTTCGGATTATGGTTAAGTTACCTTGGTTTAGATAAGAATGCGTCGTTGCATGAACAAGTATCGGCGCTTCGTCGCACATTTCAGCGATTGGAAACCATCGCACAAACACAAAACTTAGACATCGTATTGAATATCGGAATTTCCGACGGACAGAACATCATTGCCGCACGGTTTCATTACGGAAGCCGCAAAGCTACATTGTATTACAATGACCATCTCACGTTATTTCCCGATGCTGTGATGATCGCATCCGAGGCGCAAACCGATGATGCAGGATGGAAACCCGTACCCGAACGCAGTATCCTCACAATTACTTCAAATAACATCCTTCACATTGAAGCATTTTAAAAGCTTCACTCCAATTTAAACCTGTAATACAATGCCTGGCCAAATGTACGTTGGTTAGGCGCGATATTTTTCGAAGCCTTCTATTTTTTGCTTAAGGCCTGTGTCACATGTAATAATTCATGGACTGCGGCTTGCAGCATTTCGATCTGTTTAGGATCGATGAGTTTCCCTTGTTCATCAAACGCTTTGGCGGCCGACGGAATACCTACCTGACGCGGAATAACGAACGCGTTAAAAAATACGAGCATCTGCCGCATGGCAATAAATAAACGTACACACCCGAACGGCCCTTGTGTCGCACCGGTGAGCATGACGGGTTTATCATGCAACGGACGCTCTTTGCTTCGCGAAACCCAATCCACAGCGTTTTTCAAACCGCCCGGTATGTTATAGTTATATTCCGGTGAAACAAAAATAACCGCATCGGCACGTTTTACACGTTCGGCAAGGCGTTGCGTTTCCGGAGGCGTTTTATCACCGTCCAGATCACCGTCAAATACCGGAAGCACGGTTTCTTTCAAATCCACCACATCCGTTGTGTGCCCTTCAAGCATCGGCAAAACATTATTCAATAGTTTTCGGTTGAACGAATCTTTGCGGAGACTGCCGAGAAAAAGTACAATATGCATAACGATGCGCTCCTTGTCTTTATGTTTTGTTAACGAAATTTTCCGAGTGATTCGCTCAGGATATAAAAAACGGGTCCGTGACAGAAATATTCCGCACACTGACCCGTTCGATTTAACAAAGAAATTATTGCGGTTTGGCCGGCTGTTTTTTATTTGCCTCTCCGGCCGTGATCATCGCATCGCGAATCTGATCAGCTATCGCATTGAGTCCGCCCGGGGAATGGGGCATCAGAATTGTATTGGTATGTGAATGTTCACCCAGATTTTGCAACGTATCAAAATACTGCGTCATCAAAACAAGCATCATTACGTCTTTGGCGGAAGAACCTTCGACCGCCTGCTGAAATTGTTCGACGGAATCGCGCAATCCTTCGATGATGGCTTTACGTTGATCGGCGATACCTTTCCCCTGAAGTGCTTTACTCTGCGCTTCGGCCTCGGCCGCTTTGACCTTGAGAATACGATCGGCTTCGCCTTTTTCGGCCGCGGCCATACGCATACGCGTTGCCGCATTGATTTCATTCATCGCTTCTTTCACTTTGGCATCGGGATCAATGTCGGTGACCAGCGCTTTGAGTACGGCATATCCGAAATCTTCCATCGTATCGCTAAGCTCATGACGCACGGCATCCGCGATCTCGTCTTTTTTCTCAAACAAATCATCCAGTTTGAGCTTGGGCACACGCGCACGCACAAGATCAAATACGAACGAAGTTACTTGCTGATGCACATTGGATAACTTGTAATAGGCTTCGTACACTTTTTCCGGTATCACAAAAAACTGAACGGATACTTTGAGATGTACGAATACGTCATCCTGTGTTTTGGTTTCCACAACGACGTCGAGTTGCTGCACGCGCATATTGACCCGTGCGGCGATACGATCCACCATCGGAATTTTAAAACGTAAACCCGACTCGGCCATCCGTGTAAATTTTCCGAAACGCTCGATCACGGCAACGGTTTGTTGCTTGACCACAAAAAAAGCGCTCATGATAATCAGAAACAGGATAAACCCTGCAAACGCCAAACACATCATTTCAAAGCCCATATTTGAATCTCCGTTTTAATGGATACGTTACGTGATATTTTGTTATATGATTAAATTCCTCAATGGTATCATTTTAAAAAAAAGAATGGACATTGGCTAATGAATTCGCGTATTTTCGCGCCAATGAAATAAATCCATACTGAACGCATTCATCGCCCCATGCTTGCTGAACTGGCTACCGAAATCATTCCCCGCTCCAATACTTTATCTATACAGCGAGTACTTCCGCATGTATTGTGCCCCGAGTGCCGATCCGCATCATTCAAAATGTATGCTGACGGATCTACGGAATTATCGGTGCTGACGCACGGCGTGATCGTTTGCCAATCCTGCCATCATTGTATTCGTTTTGAAGACGGTATCCTCGAAGTGCTCAAAGAAAAACCGGATCATCTTTCGCCCGCACAACATAGTAATTTTTTTCTCCCGGTGGCCGCCGGTTATCAAAAATGCTGGCGTACGTGGTGTATGCACATGATGTGCGGTACGTCGTTCCCCAACGAAAAAGAAGCCACGCTTCTGATCTCATCGCTCCAACTTTCGTCGTTACCTTCGTCGGGCATAATCCTGGATCTCGGCACCAGCCATGGTTTCTACGCGGTTGCGATCGCTCAAGCGCTCGAACGCATGCAAAGTGATGCCCTTGTACTGGCGATAGATATTTCCAAACCCATGTTGCAGCGTGCTGTTCAGAGAGCCGAAGAGGCCGGCGTTTTACATCGCATAATTTTTATTTTAGGTGATGCCGAAGCGTTACCTTTGGCGGATTCGACGGTTTGTCGCGTAGTAAGCGGCGGTTCGCTCAATGAATTTACCCGGCCCGATGTCGCCATGAGCGAAGCCGCGCGAACAACACAAACCGATGCACTTTTTTTTAATATGTTCCTTCATCGCACATCATGGACGGCGCCGCTTTTATCCTTGATCGCCACACTTTCCGGTTTGCATTTTCATACGGCCGGCACGTACAATGCCCTTTTCGAAAAAACCGGATGGCGTATGGATTTGGCAGAGACGCACGGCATTGTAACTTTTGCACGTCTGAAAAAATAGAATCGTTTTTTGATTTCGGTTTTTATTGAACACCACATCATTGTATTTTAGTTTGTGTTATGCGAGAACAAACCCATCCTATCCAAAGTATCGAAGAAGAACTGGCGGAAGCGGAGTTATCGCTCCATAGTGGTAATGACGGACGCGCGCGGGTACAATCACGCCGGGCCGTAGGATTGGCTGTCACGGCATGGCATGCCTCCCGCGGCGAATTCTCAAGACGTCCTGCGATCGAGCATTTGCGCCATATCGCGCAGGACGCAGCGCTGCCGACGCCCGTACAAAAAGCCGCCGCACGTCTGATCAAAAACGTCAACGATCGCTTATCCGCTGATTATACGTTACACCCGGTACGCGACGCACGCATTATCATCACTTATTTTTTACAACGTCTAACCCCTTAACCCATCGCCTATGTTTTCAACCATATTCATCATCATCGCCGGTACCGCCATCACCATTGCCGGTATCACCGCGTATAACAAAATCAAAGGCCTGATTCTCAGAAAACCCAAAGGCTTCCATCTTAACCTCGTCGAGTTTTTCCTCGTGCCGGTCGTGGCGCTTCTGATCGTTTTCGAGATATGGTCGCGCATCGTGGGTACCCAGGAAGTGCACGCTCTGGAAATGAGCGGCAACATGCTCTGGGCGCTCGAACACGTCTCACGCGGCACCGGTAATTGGGGCGAACGTTTTTCTCTGCGCAATGTATTTGGTATCCGCGTCAGCGACGGCACGTACCTTTATAAAAAATCCATGGAAGGCAATTTTCAACGTATCGCTCAAAAAGAAAATATCGCCTGGTGCTGGGATGATGAAACGATCGTCGGTGTCGAATCTTCGACCGGCGATGTGAAATACACGATTGATCCCGATCGGTTTGAATCGTTACCGGCGTTTCGCGATGGGGTGGCCGGTTTTGATATGAAAGCCGATGGTATCATACGTGCCACTAATAAATCCGGTCAGACGATAAACATTGACCCGCTCCATTTTACGGAAATCGCTGCACCGCCGGATACAATAGCATCCGAACCCATTACGGCTTCGTCGGATTCTTTCAAGTTTGCTATGTCCGATACGACGAATGCGCAATTGGTCAACGCGGCCGGCCAAATTATTTCTAAAGACATTTTAACGCACGGGCGGATTTTGCAAGTGGATCCCGTTCAAAAAATCATCATCACCCGGCATTATGAGAATAACGATCCGCAGGATTTTATCATATCCGCGTACCTTTTTAACGGGACATTGCGCTGGCAGGTACGCTATGATCAACTCGGTGTTCGGCGTTTTTTCCTCAAAAAGAGCTTATTGGCGCACAGCCTGATCGCCGATGAACGGTTTATATTTTCAGCCGGCAACTTTGTCGTCGCATTGGATATTGCAACCGGCAGGCTTTTATGGAAAACGGCGTTATAAGAATACCCTTCTTTAAAGAAACTATGTTCGCAGATCGGATCGATTATTTTATAATCGCGTTTTAAAAATTTATTGTCTTTCAAATATTCTGTGATATATTACACGTATATTACAAATGGAGATAAAACATGCATTCCACATGGCAAGGAATATTTCCTGCAACGACAACTAAATTTAAACCCGACTTCAGCGTAGATTATGCGGCGATCGAAAAGCATACGACGTGGATGCTGGAAGCCGGAATTCACGGCCTCGTTGTTCTGGGTTCTCTTGGAGAAAACCTCACCCTCACCGAAGACGAAAAACTCGCCATACTCAAAACGGCATGCAACGTTTGCGCCGGAAAAATCCCGGTCATTGCAACCGTGATGGAAACTTCCACGGCCAAGGCTTGTGCTTTTGCAGAAAAAGCTGCACGCGCCGGAGCACAGGGATTCATGGTATTGCCCGGCGTTCCGTATCCGTCCGATGCCCGCGAAACGATCGCACATTACCGCACGATCGCCAAAGCAACCGACATCCCGATCATGATCTACAATAATCCGGTGGCTTATAAAGTAGACATTACACCGGAAATGTTTGCGGAAATGGCGGACGAACCCCATTTTGTAGCGATCAAAGAATCGTCCGATAATATTAGACGCGTGACGGATATCTATAATCGCGTAGGAAACCGTTATCGGATTTTTTGCGGCGTGGATGATTTGGCTATGGAAGCGCTCACTCTTGGCGCGGACGGATGGTTGGCCGGGTTGGTAGTAGCTTTCCCGCATGAAACGGTAGCAATCTACAATCTCGTGCGCGAAGGTAAAATGCAACAAGCGCTCGAAATCTACCGATGGTTCATGCCGCTGCTGCATCTGGACGTAAACACCAAATTTGTCCAAAACATCAAACTGACGGAACAATTGGTCGGTGTCGGTTCGGAGATCGTTCGTGCACCACGATTGCCTTTGATCGGAGATGAGCGTGCGCGCGTCGAACATATCGTCCGGGAAGCTTTAGCCAAGCGTCCGAAGCTCTGACAAAAAATCTGATTTACTATATCCGATCCGGGATGTACATTGATCGGCACTTCTTTGGTTACACATTCTGTAGTTCTCATCTAAACAAATATTACACATGACCACCGATATCAAACGTTTGTATATCAACGGTTCATGGATTGACGGTGGCGATACGTTTGCCAATATCAATCCGTCCGATACGTCCGACCTGATCGCTCATTATGCCGTCGCCACGGCCGATCATGTACATGATGCCGTCGCATCCGCCAAACAAGCTTTCCCCGCATGGTCGCTTTCCACTCCGCAACAACGGTTTAATATTCTCGACGCCGTTGGTGGTGAAATTTTAGCACGGCAAGATGAACTAGGCCGTTTGCTGTCGCGAGAAGAAGGAAAAACATTGCCCGAAGGAATCGGCGAAGTGGTACGCGCCGCGATGATATTCAAATTTTTTGCCGGAGAAGCTCTGCGTGCAGGTGGCGAACGCATGGCCTCCGTACGACCGGGGGTTATGGTAGATATGATGCGCGAACCGCTCGGTGTCGTCGGACTCATCACGCCATGGAATTTTCCGATCGCAATACCGGCGTGGAAAATAGCCCCGGCATTAGCATTCGGTAACTGCGTCGTTTTTAAACCGGCTGAATTAGTCCCCGGTTGTGCATGGGCTTTGACCGAAATTTTACACAAAGCTGGAATTCCCGCCGGTGTGTTTAACTTACTCATGGGCAAAGGATCTGTCATCGGTCGTACGATCGTTGAGCATCCCGATGTAAATGCCATTAGCTTTACCGGCTCCGTCGGTGTCGGACGACAGGTTGCGGCACAGTGTGCGGCACGTTTGGCCAAAGTACAACTGGAAATGGGAGGGAAAAATCCTCTCGTAATCTTAGATGATGCCGATCTGTCCGTCGCCGTCAACGCCGCCGTACAAGGTGCCTATTATTCCACAGGCCAGCGATGCACGGCGTCAAGCCGCCTTATCGTGACCGAAGGTATTCATGATGCATTTGTGAAAGCTCTGACGGACAAACTTCAAACCCTGCGCATAGATGATGCATTGGCGCAAGGCACGGATATCGGCCCGGTCGTTGATCTGACACAGATGAATAAAGACCTCGAATACATTACTATCGGCGCACAAGAGAATGCACATCTTGCGTTTGGCGGTGTCGCACTCGAACGCAGCAAAAAAGGTTTTTACCTGCAACCCGCGCTGTTTACAGAGACTACCTCTGCCATGCGAATCAACCGCGAAGAAATTTTCGGCCCGGTCGCGTCAGTGATACGCGTTAAAAATTATGATGAAGCCTTAGCTATGGCCAACGATACCCCGTTCGGTCTGACGTCGGGTATCTGCACGACTTCGCTTAAATTCGCAGAA
This bacterium DNA region includes the following protein-coding sequences:
- the speB gene encoding agmatinase, translated to MNAFPVFPSAGRIGLLGVAFDQNSSYQRGAAGAPQRIRNAFFCDSSNLWSENEMNLGAEGIFTDMGDITPEPSQLLAETERAAGQLYESGLKVIAFGGDHSVTFPLVKAAAKTHRNLSILHFDAHPDLYEDFEGNPHSHASPFARIMESGLAKRLVQVGIRTINGHQRAQAQRFGVEVLTMQRWRDIFDVRWDSPLYISFDMDCLDPAFAPGISHREPGGLSTREVLSIIQSLNADIIGADIVEYNPEMDSHGMTDMVAAKVFKEIAAIML
- the egtC gene encoding ergothioneine biosynthesis protein EgtC, whose amino-acid sequence is MCRLVLYKGPAISLGHLLHTPKHSIIKQSYEAREMLRGTTNEDGFGLAWYAPHWSDEPAVYRSIQPISNDVNMHTMAGKISSDIILAHVRGASEGMPVAITNTHPFGWQRYAFMHNGAVDEFRSRFFPELFNDIHPSLWPHIKGNTDSEHVFGLWLSYLGLDKNASLHEQVSALRRTFQRLETIAQTQNLDIVLNIGISDGQNIIAARFHYGSRKATLYYNDHLTLFPDAVMIASEAQTDDAGWKPVPERSILTITSNNILHIEAF
- a CDS encoding NAD(P)H-dependent oxidoreductase — protein: MHIVLFLGSLRKDSFNRKLLNNVLPMLEGHTTDVVDLKETVLPVFDGDLDGDKTPPETQRLAERVKRADAVIFVSPEYNYNIPGGLKNAVDWVSRSKERPLHDKPVMLTGATQGPFGCVRLFIAMRQMLVFFNAFVIPRQVGIPSAAKAFDEQGKLIDPKQIEMLQAAVHELLHVTQALSKK
- a CDS encoding SPFH domain-containing protein; protein product: MMCLAFAGFILFLIIMSAFFVVKQQTVAVIERFGKFTRMAESGLRFKIPMVDRIAARVNMRVQQLDVVVETKTQDDVFVHLKVSVQFFVIPEKVYEAYYKLSNVHQQVTSFVFDLVRARVPKLKLDDLFEKKDEIADAVRHELSDTMEDFGYAVLKALVTDIDPDAKVKEAMNEINAATRMRMAAAEKGEADRILKVKAAEAEAQSKALQGKGIADQRKAIIEGLRDSVEQFQQAVEGSSAKDVMMLVLMTQYFDTLQNLGEHSHTNTILMPHSPGGLNAIADQIRDAMITAGEANKKQPAKPQ
- a CDS encoding class I SAM-dependent methyltransferase, translated to MLAELATEIIPRSNTLSIQRVLPHVLCPECRSASFKMYADGSTELSVLTHGVIVCQSCHHCIRFEDGILEVLKEKPDHLSPAQHSNFFLPVAAGYQKCWRTWCMHMMCGTSFPNEKEATLLISSLQLSSLPSSGIILDLGTSHGFYAVAIAQALERMQSDALVLAIDISKPMLQRAVQRAEEAGVLHRIIFILGDAEALPLADSTVCRVVSGGSLNEFTRPDVAMSEAARTTQTDALFFNMFLHRTSWTAPLLSLIATLSGLHFHTAGTYNALFEKTGWRMDLAETHGIVTFARLKK
- a CDS encoding dihydrodipicolinate synthase family protein — protein: MHSTWQGIFPATTTKFKPDFSVDYAAIEKHTTWMLEAGIHGLVVLGSLGENLTLTEDEKLAILKTACNVCAGKIPVIATVMETSTAKACAFAEKAARAGAQGFMVLPGVPYPSDARETIAHYRTIAKATDIPIMIYNNPVAYKVDITPEMFAEMADEPHFVAIKESSDNIRRVTDIYNRVGNRYRIFCGVDDLAMEALTLGADGWLAGLVVAFPHETVAIYNLVREGKMQQALEIYRWFMPLLHLDVNTKFVQNIKLTEQLVGVGSEIVRAPRLPLIGDERARVEHIVREALAKRPKL
- a CDS encoding aldehyde dehydrogenase family protein, producing the protein MTTDIKRLYINGSWIDGGDTFANINPSDTSDLIAHYAVATADHVHDAVASAKQAFPAWSLSTPQQRFNILDAVGGEILARQDELGRLLSREEGKTLPEGIGEVVRAAMIFKFFAGEALRAGGERMASVRPGVMVDMMREPLGVVGLITPWNFPIAIPAWKIAPALAFGNCVVFKPAELVPGCAWALTEILHKAGIPAGVFNLLMGKGSVIGRTIVEHPDVNAISFTGSVGVGRQVAAQCAARLAKVQLEMGGKNPLVILDDADLSVAVNAAVQGAYYSTGQRCTASSRLIVTEGIHDAFVKALTDKLQTLRIDDALAQGTDIGPVVDLTQMNKDLEYITIGAQENAHLAFGGVALERSKKGFYLQPALFTETTSAMRINREEIFGPVASVIRVKNYDEALAMANDTPFGLTSGICTTSLKFAEHFKRHAQAGMVMINLPTAGVDYHVPFGGRKGSSYGAREQGTYAREFYTTVKTAYTFAG